From Amycolatopsis sp. cg9, one genomic window encodes:
- a CDS encoding molybdenum cofactor biosynthesis F family protein, translating into MVTTLSDTSTWLPLDGLAPGFDANKAPVVGDLHGRAFVLHDDGDGPDRTARFTGARVAWDGATVLCETFLVDPDLYYVQFHPAPREAVSLLLDLRDGRALVVTTTIGDDGTPRVTQEFRPATLDGIEARGEPMAPSTALIGRRVVWVYSREHAYEHVYLSPHWYTWQCLAGPERGLADTDENTVYRIRPGIHVFAWREKVIPCASVTVADHRDARRLRSHGVLFGLDGSGERPTHFTFGAHGRLLSTTVHPDGLDPAER; encoded by the coding sequence ATGGTGACCACGCTTTCCGACACGTCCACCTGGCTGCCGCTGGACGGCCTGGCCCCCGGGTTCGACGCGAACAAGGCCCCGGTGGTCGGCGACCTGCACGGCCGCGCGTTCGTCCTGCACGACGACGGCGACGGCCCCGATCGCACCGCCCGGTTCACCGGCGCGCGCGTCGCGTGGGACGGCGCGACCGTCCTCTGCGAGACGTTCCTGGTCGATCCCGACCTGTACTACGTCCAGTTCCACCCCGCCCCGCGCGAGGCGGTCTCGCTCCTGCTCGACCTGCGCGACGGCCGCGCCCTGGTCGTCACCACGACGATCGGCGACGACGGCACCCCGCGCGTCACCCAGGAGTTCCGGCCCGCGACGCTCGACGGGATCGAGGCCCGCGGCGAGCCGATGGCGCCGAGCACCGCCCTGATCGGGCGGCGGGTGGTGTGGGTCTACAGCCGTGAGCACGCCTACGAGCACGTCTACCTCAGCCCGCACTGGTACACCTGGCAGTGCCTGGCCGGCCCCGAGCGCGGGCTCGCCGACACCGACGAGAACACCGTGTACCGGATCCGCCCCGGCATCCACGTGTTCGCCTGGCGCGAGAAGGTCATCCCGTGCGCGTCGGTCACCGTCGCCGACCACCGCGACGCCCGCCGGCTGCGCTCCCACGGCGTCCTCTTCGGCCTCGACGGCTCCGGCGAGCGCCCGACGCACTTCACCTTCGGCGCGCACGGGCGGCTGCTGAGCACCACCGTGCACCCCGACGGCCTGGACCCGGCGGAGCGCTGA
- a CDS encoding SDR family NAD(P)-dependent oxidoreductase, whose amino-acid sequence MDSSGKVVAITGGGTGIGAAVARRYAGEGARVVVLGRRREPLEKVAAETGAHVIACDASVREDAERAIAEIRAEHGRLDVVVANAGGHGLSSVVDTGDEEWELALRSNLSSAFVLCRAALPSLVETGGQVVVVSSLAGLFAGPNVAGYTVAKHALIGLTRSIARDFGPRGVRANAVCPGWVRTPMADGEMDQFAAAAGFTGGHEEGYRRVTAEVPLRRPAEPEEIAAIVRFLGSAESSYITGAVLVADGGAHAVDLPTLAFERAGM is encoded by the coding sequence GTGGACTCATCTGGCAAGGTCGTCGCGATCACCGGCGGTGGCACCGGCATCGGCGCCGCGGTCGCCCGCCGCTACGCCGGCGAAGGCGCGCGCGTGGTCGTGCTGGGACGGCGGCGCGAGCCCCTCGAGAAGGTGGCCGCGGAAACCGGCGCGCACGTCATCGCCTGCGACGCGAGCGTGCGCGAGGACGCCGAACGCGCGATCGCCGAAATCCGCGCCGAGCACGGGCGGCTCGACGTCGTGGTCGCCAACGCCGGCGGCCACGGCCTGTCGTCGGTCGTCGACACCGGCGACGAAGAGTGGGAGCTGGCGCTGCGCTCGAACCTGTCGAGCGCGTTCGTGCTCTGCCGGGCGGCGCTGCCGTCCCTGGTGGAGACGGGCGGGCAGGTCGTCGTGGTGTCTTCGCTGGCCGGGCTGTTCGCCGGGCCGAACGTCGCCGGCTACACCGTCGCGAAGCACGCGCTGATCGGCCTGACCCGGTCGATCGCCCGCGACTTCGGGCCGCGCGGGGTGCGGGCGAACGCCGTCTGCCCCGGCTGGGTGCGCACCCCGATGGCGGACGGCGAGATGGACCAGTTCGCCGCGGCCGCGGGCTTCACCGGCGGCCACGAGGAGGGCTACCGCCGGGTGACGGCCGAGGTGCCGCTGCGGCGCCCGGCCGAGCCCGAGGAGATCGCGGCGATCGTGCGGTTCCTGGGCTCGGCGGAGTCGTCGTACATCACGGGCGCGGTCCTGGTCGCCGACGGCGGCGCCCACGCCGTCGACCTCCCGACGCTGGCCTTCGAGCGCGCCGGGATGTGA
- a CDS encoding dipeptide ABC transporter ATP-binding protein has translation MTLLEIRELTVGVVTDDTERELVRELSLDLGRGRTLCVVGESGSGKTVTALSIIRLLEFVAPVRTRGEIAVDGVDVTKLPADAMRAYRGPRIGMIFQEALDSLNPSRRVGAQLAEAYREPGSLPGQAARRGSPLRKRAEAKARRLLTEVGLTDTGRILRLYPHQMSGGMQQRVMIALALMADPDLLIADEPTTALDVTTQAEILTLFDRVRRDHGTACVFITHDMGVAAQVADRIAVLYRGRLVEVGSRDEVLTRPRHPYTRALLGCVPQPGVSRRDGFPTISPALLESAMAGEATEAVETRVLRPRPERAPEGPPLTLTAVSKVYGRKGRRVDAVREVSLELPPGEFFGLVGESGSGKSTLGRLVTALEPPSSGTIAFGAHGITPAGLLGDERAFRRRVQLIFQDPQSSLDPRHTAARIIAEPLKELTPLRGAELDRRVTELIDEVGLPKDTAGKLPSQLSGGQRQRVSIARAIAAGPELIVADEPTSALDVSVQGQVMNLLLDLRRTRTLSLLFITHNLSLVLSVADRVGVMYRGELIETGTPDEIRLSPRHDYTRRLLAANPDLPALPHTGSTRP, from the coding sequence ATGACGCTGCTCGAAATCCGGGAGCTCACCGTCGGCGTCGTCACCGACGACACCGAGCGCGAACTCGTGCGGGAGCTCTCCCTCGATCTCGGGCGGGGGCGGACGCTCTGCGTGGTCGGCGAGTCCGGCAGCGGCAAGACCGTGACCGCCCTGTCGATCATCCGCCTGCTCGAGTTCGTCGCCCCCGTCCGCACCCGCGGCGAGATCGCGGTCGACGGCGTGGACGTCACGAAGCTGCCCGCCGACGCGATGCGCGCCTACCGCGGCCCGCGGATCGGCATGATCTTCCAGGAGGCGCTCGACTCCCTCAACCCGAGCCGCCGCGTCGGCGCGCAGCTGGCCGAGGCCTACCGCGAACCCGGGTCGCTGCCCGGGCAGGCCGCCCGCCGCGGCAGCCCGCTGCGCAAGCGCGCCGAAGCCAAGGCCCGGCGGCTGCTGACCGAGGTCGGGCTCACCGACACCGGCCGGATCCTGCGGCTGTACCCGCACCAGATGTCCGGCGGCATGCAGCAGCGCGTGATGATCGCGCTGGCCCTGATGGCCGACCCCGACCTGCTCATCGCCGACGAACCGACCACCGCCCTCGACGTCACCACGCAGGCGGAAATCCTCACGCTCTTCGACCGCGTGCGCCGCGACCACGGCACCGCCTGCGTGTTCATCACCCACGACATGGGGGTCGCCGCGCAGGTCGCCGACCGGATCGCGGTGCTGTACCGCGGCCGCCTGGTCGAGGTCGGCTCGCGCGACGAAGTCCTGACCCGGCCGCGGCACCCGTACACCCGGGCGCTGCTCGGGTGCGTGCCGCAGCCGGGAGTCAGCCGCCGGGACGGTTTCCCGACCATCTCCCCCGCCCTGCTCGAATCGGCGATGGCGGGCGAAGCGACCGAAGCCGTCGAAACCCGCGTTCTCCGGCCGCGTCCCGAACGGGCGCCCGAAGGACCGCCGCTCACCCTGACCGCGGTGTCCAAAGTGTACGGCCGGAAAGGACGCCGGGTGGACGCGGTGCGGGAGGTCTCCCTGGAGCTCCCGCCGGGCGAGTTCTTCGGCCTGGTCGGCGAATCCGGCTCCGGCAAGTCCACCCTCGGCCGGCTGGTGACCGCGCTCGAACCGCCGTCGTCGGGCACCATCGCCTTCGGCGCGCACGGGATCACGCCGGCCGGGCTGCTCGGGGACGAGCGCGCGTTCCGCCGTCGCGTCCAGCTCATCTTCCAGGACCCGCAGAGTTCCCTGGACCCCCGCCACACCGCCGCGCGGATCATCGCAGAGCCGCTGAAGGAGCTGACCCCGTTGCGCGGCGCCGAACTGGACCGGCGGGTCACCGAGCTGATCGACGAGGTCGGCCTGCCGAAGGACACCGCGGGGAAGCTGCCGTCGCAGCTGTCCGGCGGCCAGCGCCAGCGCGTTTCCATCGCCCGGGCGATCGCCGCCGGGCCCGAGCTGATCGTCGCCGACGAGCCGACCTCGGCGCTCGACGTCTCCGTCCAGGGCCAGGTGATGAACCTGCTCCTGGACCTCCGCCGCACCCGAACGCTGAGCCTGCTGTTCATCACCCACAACCTCAGCCTCGTGCTGTCGGTCGCCGACCGCGTCGGCGTGATGTACCGCGGCGAGCTGATCGAAACCGGGACCCCCGACGAGATCCGGCTTTCCCCGCGGCACGACTACACGCGGCGGCTGCTCGCCGCCAACCCCGACCTGCCCGCCCTCCCCCACACAGGATCGACGCGCCCATGA
- a CDS encoding TetR/AcrR family transcriptional regulator produces the protein MPKIIDHDQRRSDIVDVTWDLIVRGGIEAATMREIAAAAGFANGALKLYFPSKEDIIAATYERALDMMRQYVELDGLRGITALRELCVSSMPIDDERITAGRVLMIFWQMSLGNRTMHDKYLEHVREWRGLLHRFLTEGREDGDIVTETPDEQLVDEIVLLNAGANVMSLVAGEFSTIDLQHRHLESFLDRLTRP, from the coding sequence GTGCCCAAGATCATCGACCACGACCAGCGGCGCAGCGACATCGTCGACGTCACCTGGGACCTCATCGTGCGCGGCGGGATCGAAGCCGCCACCATGCGGGAGATCGCCGCGGCCGCCGGGTTCGCCAACGGGGCGCTCAAGCTGTACTTCCCCAGCAAGGAAGACATCATCGCGGCCACCTACGAGCGGGCCCTCGACATGATGCGGCAGTACGTCGAGCTCGACGGCCTCCGGGGGATCACCGCGCTGCGGGAACTCTGCGTGTCGTCCATGCCGATCGACGACGAGCGCATCACCGCCGGCCGGGTGCTGATGATCTTCTGGCAGATGTCGCTGGGCAACCGGACCATGCACGACAAGTACCTCGAGCACGTCCGCGAGTGGCGCGGGCTGCTCCACCGCTTCCTCACCGAAGGGCGCGAAGACGGCGACATCGTCACCGAGACCCCGGACGAGCAGCTCGTCGACGAGATCGTCCTGCTCAACGCCGGCGCCAACGTGATGAGCCTGGTGGCGGGTGAGTTCTCCACGATCGACCTCCAGCACCGGCACCTGGAGTCGTTCCTGGACCGCCTCACCCGCCCCTGA
- a CDS encoding amidohydrolase, with amino-acid sequence MAADLVLTNAVVYTVDSARPWASALAVSGGKIVALEDAERGPKTQVLDLGGAFVLPGLVDVHNHHAMAGRAELFELSFGADAGLDDILALVRARAASLGPDEWLTGGAWASTLVSALSSSAARRALDDAAGGRPVSLSDDSRHNRWVSSRALELAGITAAGPDPDGGVIVRDGGEPSGLLLEAAGVLVERVTGGLTPEQHRRASQRAIEVLHGFGVTAFQDAGVSTDILGALQSLDLAGELAAWVVSSLLVNDPIFGFDPVGAPLLEVADSYRSPHHRPDFVKIFLDGVPPTRTAAFLEPYLPDETHGGCFHGATTMSPPELTEWLLTAARAGLSAKVHCTGDASVRQFLDAVGQVRAAGFADTRFQVAHGQFVHPDDLPRFAALGVAADISPFLWVPGVIPSAIAEVLPAARATRMQPNRALLDSGALVAGGSDWPVSESPNAWEGIAGLVTRQDPYGRRPGALWPEQAITLAEAIEVFTLGGARACGLDDVTGALTPGRSADFVVLDRDPFRTSRVAETRVVETWFAGRRVFQR; translated from the coding sequence GTGGCCGCCGACCTGGTGCTGACGAACGCCGTCGTGTACACAGTGGACTCCGCGCGGCCGTGGGCGTCCGCGCTGGCGGTGTCCGGCGGGAAGATCGTCGCGCTCGAAGACGCCGAGCGCGGCCCGAAGACGCAGGTGCTCGACCTCGGCGGCGCGTTCGTGCTGCCGGGCCTGGTCGACGTGCACAACCACCACGCGATGGCCGGCCGCGCCGAGCTGTTCGAGCTGAGCTTCGGCGCGGACGCGGGCCTGGACGACATCCTCGCCCTGGTCCGGGCGCGGGCCGCGTCGCTGGGCCCGGACGAGTGGCTGACCGGCGGGGCGTGGGCGTCCACTTTGGTCTCGGCGTTGTCCTCGTCGGCCGCTCGGCGGGCTTTGGACGACGCCGCGGGCGGGCGCCCGGTGTCCCTTTCGGACGACAGCAGGCACAACCGCTGGGTCAGCTCGCGCGCCCTGGAACTGGCCGGGATCACCGCGGCCGGCCCGGACCCGGACGGCGGCGTCATCGTCCGGGACGGCGGCGAACCCAGCGGGCTCCTGCTGGAGGCGGCCGGGGTCCTGGTCGAGCGGGTGACCGGCGGCCTGACGCCCGAGCAGCACCGCCGTGCATCGCAGCGGGCGATCGAGGTCCTGCACGGCTTCGGCGTCACGGCGTTCCAGGACGCCGGGGTCTCGACCGACATCCTGGGCGCGCTGCAGTCGCTCGATCTCGCCGGCGAGCTGGCCGCGTGGGTGGTGTCGTCGTTGCTGGTCAACGACCCGATCTTCGGCTTCGACCCGGTCGGCGCCCCCTTGCTGGAGGTGGCGGACTCCTACCGGAGCCCGCACCACCGCCCGGACTTCGTGAAGATCTTCCTCGACGGCGTCCCCCCGACCCGCACGGCGGCGTTCCTCGAGCCGTACCTGCCCGACGAAACACACGGCGGCTGCTTCCACGGCGCGACGACGATGTCCCCGCCGGAACTGACCGAGTGGCTCCTGACGGCCGCCCGGGCCGGCCTCTCGGCGAAGGTCCACTGCACGGGTGACGCCTCGGTGCGGCAGTTCCTGGACGCGGTCGGGCAGGTGCGGGCCGCGGGGTTCGCCGACACCCGGTTCCAGGTGGCGCACGGGCAGTTCGTGCACCCGGACGACCTGCCGCGGTTCGCCGCGCTGGGCGTCGCGGCCGACATCTCGCCGTTCCTGTGGGTGCCGGGGGTGATCCCGTCGGCGATCGCCGAGGTGCTGCCGGCCGCGCGAGCCACCCGCATGCAGCCGAACCGGGCGCTGCTGGACAGCGGCGCGCTCGTCGCGGGCGGCTCGGACTGGCCGGTGAGCGAGTCGCCGAACGCCTGGGAGGGCATCGCGGGCCTCGTCACCCGCCAGGATCCGTACGGGCGCCGGCCGGGGGCGCTGTGGCCGGAGCAGGCGATCACCCTGGCGGAGGCGATCGAGGTGTTCACCCTCGGCGGGGCGCGGGCGTGCGGGCTCGACGACGTCACGGGCGCGTTGACGCCGGGCCGGTCGGCGGACTTCGTGGTGCTGGACCGCGATCCCTTCCGGACTTCGCGGGTGGCGGAGACGCGGGTCGTGGAGACGTGGTTCGCGGGGCGGCGCGTGTTCCAGCGCTGA
- a CDS encoding primary-amine oxidase, whose amino-acid sequence MSTPHPLDPLTAAELTAGRAILAEAGLAGGTIRVPQALPVEPAKADVRTGAGDRRIRYTLLDTATGRAGEAVVSVSKEELVSWDDWAVTEGQPSYLFEEYALAERLTKASAGWRAAMARRGLAERIEHAFCAPLAPGFFGREDETGRVMRSLTFLREDDGDSPWAHPVEGLVVHLDLTRQRVLRVEDEGDVPVPAEHGRYTGVPARTTLRPIEITQPAGPSFTVDGTEVTWEGWRLRVGFNAREGLTLHQLSFQDRPVLYRASVPEMVVPYGDVAPGRFWISYFDAGEYQFGKNGNDLRLGCDCVGEIHYFPAWVADDRGEPVEISRAICLHEEDDGILWKHTDLAGRPEVRRSRRLVVSSISTIGNYDYGHYWYFHLDGSIEFEAKATGIVFCGAGTPGQDQPHATELAPGLFAPVHQHLFCARLDVEVDGDRTSLHEVDVEGVPTGPANPYGNAFTWRSTPLRTEREAMRLADPARARVWEVRSAERVNRLGKPTAYQLVPSPSATLLAQPDATVHARATFATKHLWATPYREDEQFPAGDRPNAHPGGAGLPAWTAADRDLVDTDLVLWHVFGPTHVPRPEDWPVMPVDKSGFLFRPYGFLDRNPALDLPSGDHCDHSDH is encoded by the coding sequence GTGAGCACGCCGCACCCCCTCGACCCGCTGACCGCCGCCGAACTGACCGCGGGCCGCGCCATCCTCGCCGAAGCCGGGCTGGCCGGCGGCACGATCCGCGTCCCGCAGGCCCTGCCCGTCGAACCCGCCAAGGCCGACGTGCGCACCGGCGCCGGCGACCGCCGCATCCGCTACACGCTCCTGGACACCGCCACCGGCCGGGCCGGGGAAGCCGTGGTGTCGGTGTCCAAGGAGGAACTCGTCTCCTGGGACGACTGGGCCGTCACCGAAGGGCAGCCGTCGTACCTGTTCGAGGAGTACGCGCTGGCCGAGCGGCTGACGAAGGCGTCGGCGGGCTGGCGGGCCGCGATGGCGCGGCGCGGTCTCGCCGAACGGATCGAGCACGCCTTCTGCGCGCCGCTGGCGCCCGGGTTCTTCGGGCGCGAGGACGAGACGGGCCGCGTCATGCGCTCGCTGACGTTCCTGCGCGAGGACGACGGCGACAGCCCGTGGGCCCACCCGGTCGAGGGCCTGGTCGTGCACCTCGACCTGACGCGGCAGCGCGTGCTCCGCGTCGAAGACGAAGGCGACGTCCCGGTCCCCGCCGAGCACGGGCGCTACACCGGCGTCCCGGCCCGCACGACGCTCAGGCCGATCGAGATCACCCAGCCTGCCGGCCCGAGCTTCACCGTCGACGGCACCGAGGTCACGTGGGAGGGCTGGCGCCTGCGCGTCGGTTTCAACGCCCGCGAAGGACTGACGCTGCACCAGCTGAGCTTCCAGGACCGGCCGGTCCTGTACCGGGCCTCCGTCCCCGAGATGGTGGTCCCGTACGGCGACGTCGCGCCCGGCCGGTTCTGGATCAGCTACTTCGACGCCGGGGAGTACCAGTTCGGCAAGAACGGCAACGACCTGCGGCTCGGCTGCGACTGCGTCGGCGAGATCCACTACTTCCCGGCGTGGGTCGCCGACGACCGCGGCGAGCCGGTGGAGATCTCGCGGGCGATCTGCCTGCACGAGGAGGACGACGGCATCCTCTGGAAGCACACCGACCTCGCCGGCCGGCCCGAAGTCCGCCGCTCGCGCCGGCTGGTGGTGTCCTCGATCTCCACCATCGGCAACTACGACTACGGCCACTACTGGTACTTCCACCTCGACGGCTCGATCGAGTTCGAGGCGAAGGCCACCGGCATCGTCTTCTGCGGCGCCGGGACGCCCGGCCAGGACCAGCCGCACGCGACCGAGCTCGCGCCCGGCCTGTTCGCGCCGGTGCACCAGCACCTGTTCTGCGCCCGGCTCGACGTCGAGGTCGACGGCGACCGCACGAGCCTGCACGAGGTCGACGTCGAGGGCGTGCCGACCGGCCCCGCCAACCCGTACGGCAACGCGTTCACCTGGCGGAGCACACCGTTGCGGACCGAGCGGGAAGCGATGCGCCTGGCCGATCCCGCCCGCGCCCGCGTCTGGGAGGTCCGGAGCGCCGAGCGGGTGAACCGGCTCGGCAAGCCGACCGCTTACCAGCTGGTGCCGAGCCCATCGGCGACGCTGCTGGCGCAGCCGGACGCGACCGTGCACGCCCGCGCGACGTTCGCGACGAAGCACCTGTGGGCGACGCCGTACCGCGAGGACGAGCAGTTCCCGGCCGGCGACCGGCCCAACGCCCACCCCGGCGGCGCGGGCCTGCCCGCCTGGACCGCAGCCGACCGCGACCTCGTCGACACCGACCTCGTGCTGTGGCACGTGTTCGGCCCCACCCACGTCCCCCGCCCCGAGGACTGGCCGGTGATGCCGGTCGACAAGTCCGGCTTCCTGTTCCGGCCGTACGGGTTCCTCGACCGCAACCCCGCGCTCGACCTCCCGTCCGGCGACCACTGCGACCACTCCGACCACTGA
- a CDS encoding ABC transporter ATP-binding protein, producing the protein MNALRVHGLTVKRGAGPVIRDVDLVLEPGRITALVGPNGAGKTSLLEAVSGVVPPAAGSVHLGGVNVTRHSRVARARLGLAHIEQGRAVFPGLTVLENLRLTARTPAAVEEVLTLFPELEKRRDSPAALLSGGEQQMVVLARAFAARPAFLLIDEMSLGLAPVVFTRLLPVVTRFAAEGAAILLVEQFTHLALGVAQEAVVVSSGRVTYSGDARTLLDSPATLHSAYLGS; encoded by the coding sequence GTGAACGCGTTGCGAGTCCACGGGCTGACGGTGAAGCGCGGGGCCGGCCCGGTCATCCGCGACGTCGACCTCGTCCTCGAACCGGGCCGGATCACCGCGCTGGTCGGGCCGAACGGGGCCGGGAAGACGAGCCTGCTGGAAGCGGTGTCGGGCGTGGTCCCGCCCGCGGCGGGCAGCGTCCACCTGGGCGGGGTGAACGTCACCCGGCACTCCCGGGTCGCGCGGGCGCGGCTCGGGCTGGCCCACATCGAGCAGGGCCGGGCGGTGTTCCCGGGACTGACGGTGCTGGAGAACCTTCGCCTGACCGCCCGCACCCCGGCGGCGGTGGAGGAAGTCCTCACGCTGTTCCCCGAGCTGGAGAAGCGCCGCGACTCCCCCGCGGCCCTGCTTTCGGGCGGTGAGCAGCAGATGGTGGTGCTGGCACGGGCGTTCGCGGCCCGCCCGGCGTTCCTGCTCATCGACGAGATGTCGCTGGGCCTGGCCCCGGTGGTGTTCACCCGGCTGCTGCCCGTCGTCACGCGGTTCGCCGCGGAGGGGGCGGCGATCCTGCTGGTGGAGCAGTTCACGCACCTGGCACTCGGCGTCGCGCAGGAGGCGGTGGTCGTCTCGTCGGGCCGCGTCACCTACTCCGGCGACGCCCGGACCCTCCTCGACTCCCCCGCCACCCTGCACTCCGCCTACCTCGGGTCGTGA
- a CDS encoding alpha/beta hydrolase fold domain-containing protein produces MSTGLDPAVRELLDRAASAPVPDRPPTAVELRAAFAASRPQPGPAAPVASVTDHWVPGPGGVLRVRLYLPDAPGPVPVFVWIHGGGWTIGSIDENEVASRAVCSAASVAVAAVEYRLAPEDPYPAAPSDCYAVLEWLAAGGAGPAVSPSRLAVGGESAGGNLSTVVSLMARDRGGPPIAAQVLICPVSGHPDDGHQSYVDYATGYGMTADAMRFFFAQYAPTASDDPYVLPSRSRDLSGLPPALVLTAEYDVLRDEGEAFARQLAEAGVAVDVHRYEGQIHGFYGLYTDLPASPRSHAEVAAYLKGIFA; encoded by the coding sequence GTGAGCACCGGTCTCGACCCCGCCGTGCGGGAACTGCTGGACCGGGCCGCGTCGGCGCCGGTCCCCGACCGCCCGCCGACGGCGGTGGAGCTGCGGGCGGCGTTCGCGGCCTCCCGGCCGCAGCCGGGCCCGGCGGCGCCGGTCGCGTCGGTGACCGACCACTGGGTGCCGGGGCCCGGCGGAGTCCTGCGCGTCCGCCTGTACCTGCCGGACGCGCCGGGCCCGGTGCCGGTGTTCGTGTGGATCCACGGCGGCGGCTGGACGATCGGCTCGATCGACGAGAACGAGGTCGCGTCGCGCGCGGTGTGCTCGGCGGCGTCGGTCGCGGTGGCGGCGGTCGAGTACCGCCTCGCGCCCGAGGACCCTTACCCGGCCGCGCCGTCGGACTGCTACGCGGTGCTGGAATGGCTGGCCGCGGGCGGTGCCGGCCCCGCGGTTTCGCCGTCGCGCCTCGCGGTCGGCGGGGAGAGTGCCGGGGGCAACCTGTCCACGGTGGTCTCGCTGATGGCCCGCGATCGCGGCGGCCCGCCGATCGCGGCCCAGGTGCTGATCTGCCCGGTGTCCGGCCACCCCGACGACGGCCATCAGTCCTATGTGGACTACGCGACCGGCTACGGCATGACGGCCGACGCGATGCGGTTCTTCTTCGCCCAGTACGCCCCCACCGCGTCGGATGACCCGTACGTGCTGCCCTCCCGGTCCCGCGACCTCTCGGGCCTGCCGCCGGCGCTGGTGCTGACGGCCGAGTACGACGTCCTGCGCGACGAAGGGGAGGCGTTCGCGCGGCAGCTGGCCGAGGCGGGGGTGGCGGTGGACGTGCACCGGTACGAGGGCCAGATCCACGGGTTCTACGGGCTGTACACGGACCTGCCCGCGTCCCCGCGGTCGCACGCCGAAGTGGCGGCGTACCTGAAGGGGATCTTCGCCTGA
- a CDS encoding methyltransferase domain-containing protein, protein MTTRPATPERIVDIAVGHMAAQQLFAANRIGLFPALAAGPLTAGELAGCTGRPEKTVRILGDTLAALGLLSRVDGRYALTADTAAYLGGEGLDLAPFLTFLETISYPHWQQFPHTADTGEPGELDLGGDRWDTFLGGVMVYNALHARMLAGEFDFTGYKNLLDLGGLSAEFALRALRANDVLRATFVYDPRSVPSVTEAVAEFADRTTVVGAPTPDAEPAGEFDLVMVNHVVHRFSVDENRAVLRHARAAAAPGARLLLLDFFLDDDPAPRALDALHAGEYLVIDGTVVYPEADVRGWLSAAGWRPVDRLTLPGSPRVLVAEAV, encoded by the coding sequence GTGACGACCAGACCCGCCACGCCCGAACGGATCGTGGACATCGCGGTCGGCCACATGGCCGCCCAGCAGCTCTTCGCCGCCAACCGCATCGGCCTGTTCCCCGCACTGGCGGCCGGCCCGCTGACGGCGGGGGAGCTGGCCGGGTGCACCGGCAGGCCCGAAAAGACCGTCCGGATCCTCGGGGACACCCTCGCCGCGCTCGGCCTGCTGTCCCGCGTGGACGGTCGCTACGCGCTGACCGCCGACACCGCCGCGTACCTCGGCGGCGAAGGTCTGGACCTCGCGCCGTTCCTGACCTTCCTCGAAACGATCAGCTACCCGCACTGGCAGCAGTTCCCGCACACCGCCGACACCGGCGAACCCGGCGAGCTCGACCTCGGCGGCGACCGCTGGGACACCTTCCTGGGCGGGGTCATGGTGTATAACGCCCTACACGCTCGGATGCTGGCGGGCGAATTCGACTTCACCGGCTACAAAAACCTCCTGGACCTGGGCGGGCTCTCGGCCGAGTTCGCCCTGCGGGCCCTGCGGGCGAACGACGTGCTGCGGGCGACGTTCGTCTACGACCCGCGGTCGGTCCCGTCGGTCACCGAGGCGGTCGCGGAGTTCGCGGACCGGACCACCGTCGTCGGCGCCCCCACCCCGGACGCCGAGCCCGCGGGGGAGTTCGACCTGGTGATGGTGAACCACGTGGTCCACCGGTTCTCCGTCGACGAGAACCGGGCCGTCCTGCGCCACGCCCGGGCCGCGGCGGCGCCGGGCGCGCGGTTGCTGCTGCTCGACTTCTTCCTGGACGACGACCCCGCGCCGCGGGCGCTCGACGCGCTGCACGCGGGGGAGTACCTGGTCATCGACGGCACGGTGGTGTACCCCGAAGCCGACGTCCGCGGCTGGCTGTCCGCCGCCGGCTGGCGCCCGGTGGACCGGCTGACGCTGCCGGGCTCGCCGCGGGTGCTCGTCGCGGAGGCGGTGTGA
- a CDS encoding SDR family NAD(P)-dependent oxidoreductase → MRTDLDGRAVLVTGGASGIGLACVRAFRAEGARVGVVDREPGPGVVQADVTDEPALAAAVETVARGFGGLDAVVGCAGISGPVGTPLAATTAAAVARVLAVNVTGQFLLVKHALPWLAEGGAVVLLGSDSAFTAAPGMVPYCASKGAVVALTRALAVEVPGIRVNCVCPSVVDTPMARADLGAVLDDPAFPVQAAADVARQVLFLASPASRPVNGQALLADFGMSARSAFPA, encoded by the coding sequence ATGCGAACAGATCTCGACGGCCGGGCGGTCCTGGTGACCGGCGGGGCGTCCGGCATCGGGCTGGCCTGCGTGCGGGCGTTCCGCGCCGAGGGGGCGCGGGTCGGCGTCGTCGACCGCGAACCCGGCCCCGGCGTCGTCCAGGCGGACGTCACCGACGAGCCCGCGCTGGCCGCCGCGGTGGAGACCGTCGCCCGCGGGTTCGGCGGCCTCGACGCCGTCGTCGGCTGCGCCGGGATCTCCGGCCCGGTCGGCACACCGCTGGCCGCGACGACGGCCGCCGCCGTCGCGCGGGTCCTCGCCGTCAACGTCACCGGGCAGTTCCTGCTGGTCAAGCACGCGCTGCCGTGGCTGGCCGAGGGCGGCGCGGTGGTCCTGCTCGGCAGTGATTCGGCGTTCACGGCCGCGCCGGGCATGGTGCCCTACTGCGCGTCCAAGGGCGCGGTGGTGGCGCTGACCCGCGCGCTGGCCGTCGAGGTGCCGGGGATCCGGGTCAACTGCGTCTGCCCGTCGGTGGTGGACACGCCGATGGCGCGCGCCGACCTCGGCGCGGTCCTGGACGACCCGGCGTTCCCGGTCCAGGCCGCGGCCGATGTCGCCCGGCAGGTGCTGTTCCTCGCGTCCCCGGCTTCGCGGCCGGTCAACGGCCAAGCCCTGCTGGCCGACTTCGGGATGTCGGCCCGCTCGGCGTTCCCCGCTTAG